In Zea mays cultivar B73 chromosome 7, Zm-B73-REFERENCE-NAM-5.0, whole genome shotgun sequence, the following proteins share a genomic window:
- the LOC100501984 gene encoding Probable histone H2A.5, which yields MDASAAGAGGKAKKGAAGRKAGGPRKKSVTRSVKAGLQFPVGRIGRYLKKGRYAQRVGTGAPVYLAAVLEYLAAEVLELAGNAAKDNKKTRIIPRHVLLAIRNDEELGKLLSGVTIAHGGVLPNINPVLLPKKTAEKAAAKEAKSPKKAAKSPKKA from the coding sequence ATGGACGCGAGCGCAGCCGGAGCCGGCGGGAAGGCGAAgaagggcgcggccgggcgcaaGGCCGGCGGGCCGAGGAAGAAGTCGGTGACGAGGTCCGTCAAGGCCGGGCTGCAGTTTCCCGTCGGCCGCATCGGGCGGTACCTGAAGAAGGGCCGGTACGCGCAGCGCGTCGGCACGGGCGCCCCCGTCTACCTGGCCGCCGTCCTCGAGTACCTGGCCGCCGAGGTGCTGGAGCTGGCCGGCAACGCTGCCAAGGACAACAAGAAGACCCGCATCATCCCGCGCCACGTGCTCCTTGCCATCCGCAACGACGAGGAGCTCGGCAAGCTGCTGTCCGGCGTCACCATCGCCCACGGCGGCGTCCTCCCCAACATCAACCCGGTGCTCCTGCCCAAGAAGACCGCTGAGAAGGCGGCGGCCAAGGAGGCCAAGTCGCCCAAGAAGGCCGCCAAGTCCCCCAAGAAGGCATAG